The following are encoded in a window of Rosa chinensis cultivar Old Blush chromosome 4, RchiOBHm-V2, whole genome shotgun sequence genomic DNA:
- the LOC112200191 gene encoding mitochondrial outer membrane protein porin 4, with protein sequence MGSSPAPFSDIGKKAKDLLTKDYNFDQKFTLSVVGSTGLGITANGLKKDQIFVGDINTLYKSGNITVDVKVDTYSNVSTKVTKTDILPNTKIACSFKIPDHKSGKLDVQYLHPHAAIDSSIGLNPAPLLELSATIGSKDLSLGGEIGFDTASSLLTKYNAGISFNKPDFSAALLLTDKGQTLKATYIHAVDSANGTTVAAELTHRFSTSEKSFTLGSAHAIDPHTVVKTRLSDSGKAALLWQREWRPKSLITFSGEYDSKASSAAPKFGLSLALKP encoded by the exons ATGGGAAGCAGTCCGGCGCCATTTTCAGATATCGGCAAGAAAGCAAAAG ACCTTCTGACCAAGGATTACAACTTTGACCAAAAGTTTACCCTGTCGGTGGTGGGCTCTACTGGGCTG GGAATTACAGCTAATGGTTTGAAGAAGGACCAGATTTTTGTTGGTGATATAAATACCCTGTACAAGAGCGGAAACATCACTGTGGATGTTAAAGTTGATACCTATTCAAAT GTGTCTACAAAAGTGACTAAGACTGATATCTTGCCAAATACCAAGATAGCATGTAGCTTCAAAATTCCAGATCACAAATCTGGCAAG CTGGATGTGCAGTACCTTCATCCTCATGCAGCTATTGATTCCAGCATAGGCCTTAACCCAGCCCCTCTTTTAGAGTTATCAGCAACAATTGGAAGTAAGGATCTTAGTTTGGGTGGTGAAATTGGATTTGACACAGCATCTTCTTTGTTGACCAAATACAATGCTGGGATCAGCTTCAACAAGCCAGATTTCTCTGCTGCCCTTCTGCT GACGGACAAAGGACAGACATTGAAGGCAACTTACATTCATGCTGTTGATTCCGCCAATGGCACTACAGTTGCTGCCGAACTTACCCATAGATTTTCTACGTCGGAGAAGAGCTTTACCTTGGGAAGTGCCCATGCAATTGATCCACATACTGTGGTGAAAACACGCTTATCTGACAGTGGGAAAGCTGCCTTACTATGGCAGCGTGAATGGAGACCGAAGTCACTAATTACTTTCTCGGGAGAGTATGACTCAAAGGCGAGTAGTGCAGCCCCAAAGTTTGGTCTTTCCCTCGCGCTCAAGCCTTGA
- the LOC112195864 gene encoding 40S ribosomal protein S7 translates to MFTSRKKIHKDKDAEPTEFEESVAQALFDLENTNQELKSELKDLYINSAVQVDVAGNRKAVVVHVPYRLRKAYRKIHVRLVRELEKKFSGKDVILIATRRIVRPPKKGSAVQRPRTRTLTAVHEAMLEDVVSPAEIVGKRTRYRLDGSKIMKVFLDPKERNNTEYKLESFSAVYRKLSGRDVVFEYPITEA, encoded by the exons ATGTTTACTTCAAGGAAGAAGATTCACAAGGATAAGGATGCCGAGCCGACCGAGTTTGAAGAGTCGGTTGCGCAA GCACTTTTCGATTTGGAGAACACTAACCAGGAGCTGAAAAGTGAGCTGAAGGATCTATATATAAATTCAGCAGT TCAAGTTGATGTTGCTGGAAACAGGAAGGCTGTTGTTGTCCATGTACCCTATAGACTGAGGAAGGCTTACCGCAAGATCCATGTTCGTCTTGTGAGGGAGCTTGAGAAGAAGTTCAGCGGAAAG GATGTTATCCTGATTGCTACACGTAGGATCGTGAGGCCTCCAAAGAAAGGTTCTGCTGTTCAACGGCCCCGCACTCGCACACTAACTGCTGTCCACGAGGCTATGTTGGAGGATGTTGTCTCTCCTGCTGAGATTGTCGGAAAGCGCACCAGATATCGTCTTGATGGGTCAAAGATAATGAAG GTGTTTTTGGACCCCAAGGAGCGAAACAACACAGAATACAAGCTGGAGAGCTTCTCTGCAGTTTATCGGAAGCTGTCGGGCAGAGATGTTGTGTTTGAGTATCCTATTACTGAGGCCTAG
- the LOC112200236 gene encoding hydroxyproline O-galactosyltransferase GALT3 — protein sequence MKTSRPDRRRFIISSFFFICFLCALASINEVRFDSLLNFGRCALTKTNSPSQIYNSSSTLIETQKTSSEDEIRVLFGILTLPDQYQRRHFLRLIYGTQNPVGAKVDVKFVFCNLTKEDQKVLVALEIMRYDDIIILDCKENMNKGKTYTYFSSLPEIFNDTDGVYPPYHYVMKADDDAYFRLQSLVDSLKPLPREDLYYGYVIPCPSMDPFVHYMSGMGYLISWDIVEWIRDSDIPKNQLEGPEDKIFGEWIRNGHQAKNRFNAKWSMYNFPEPPTRCTHELWPDTIAVHLLKTQEKWIRTLKYFNVTDNLKPSKLYHIP from the coding sequence ATGAAGACTTCAAGGCCAGACCGGCGACGGTTCatcatttcttctttcttcttcatttgtttCCTCTGTGCCTTGGCTTCTATAAACGAAGTACGATTCGATAGTCTTCTGAACTTTGGTCGCTGTGCTCTTACAAAAACCAACTCTCCTTCTCAGATATATAATTCCTCAAGCACCTTGATCGAAACCCAGAAGACTTCATCTGAGGATGAAATTCGTGTACTTTTTGGCATTCTAACCCTTCCAGACCAATACCAACGACGACACTTCCTACGTTTAATCTATGGCACTCAGAATCCCGTGGGGGCAAAAGTGGACGTGAAGTTTGTGTTCTGCAACCTCACAAAGGAAGACCAGAAGGTACTCGTTGCTCTAGAAATAATGCGCTATGATGACATTATCATTCTCGATTGCAAGGAGAATATGAACAAGGGTAAGACTTACACCTACTTTTCAAGCTTGCCGGAGATTTTCAACGATACAGATGGGGTGTATCCACCTTACCATTATGTCATGAAAGCCGATGATGATGCTTACTTTCGGCTTCAAAGCTTGGTTGACTCTTTGAAGCCTTTGCCTAGAGAAGACTTATACTATGGTTATGTAATTCCATGCCCAAGCATGGACCCTTTTGTGCATTACATGTCTGGAATGGGGTATTTGATTTCTTGGGATATAGTTGAGTGGATCAGAGACTCAGATATCCCCAAGAACCAATTAGAAGGCCCCGAGGACAAAATTTTTGGTGAGTGGATTAGAAATGGGCATCAAGCTAAGAACAGGTTCAACGCTAAGTGGAGTATGTACAATTTTCCTGAGCCACCTACAAGATGTACTCATGAGCTTTGGCCAGATACGATTGCAGTTCATTTGTTGAAGACTCAGGAAAAGTGGATTCGGACATTGAAATACTTCAATGTCACTGATAATCTCAAGCCATCCAAATTGTATCATATACCTTAG